The following proteins come from a genomic window of Nitrosopumilaceae archaeon AB1(1):
- a CDS encoding tetratricopeptide repeat protein codes for MRYFDQRGKAREKIDIEYIFEEFYSLLSLVENFNEEAEEKLIQNNLMLFHIHNYIVIRLVTILEHFFWFITKVTINEDKELRTSIQKEYVDIKFSDLENYKSGRITSGRVYATAHSAQNFKDISTIMKKILRLNITYYEQIINELKNSVEFNTNHSKESYLQKVKIDDLFDIRHELVHTLSKKRLNIFHMYWAVEEIMIITQSMVRNVEKKRQKKITFKIEGIIQAYVSKSIFYHNKKEQNLEKQYFEEAIKWFDKALEIDPEDADVLTSLGNAFAMKEEYEEAIGLLKRALDIDEHDVDVLTSLGNAFAMKEKYEEAIGLLKRARDIDEENVDVLSSLGETFAMKKEYEEAIKWFDKALEIDPEDADTLYYKGNVMINLENYEDAIGLLKRVLDIDEHDVDVLTSLGNAFAMKGEYEEAIGLLKRALDIDEHDVDVLTSLGNAFAMKKEYEEAIKWFDKALEIDPEDADTLCCKGNVMINLDNYEEAIGLLKRALDIDEHDVDVLTSLGNAFAMKKEYEEAIKWFDKALEIDPEDADTLYYKGNVMIDLDNYEEAIGLLKRALDIDEHDVDVLTSLGNAFAMKKEYEEAIKWFDKALEIDPEDADTLYYKGNVMIDLDNYEEAIGLLKRALDIDEHDVDVLTSLGNAFAMKGEYENAISLLKRALNIDEENVGVLTSMGETFAIKGEYENAIKWFDKALENDPSYEIPICNKAIALAELNLYEKAVSYIDKALKDIPNSKTIMNCKKLIKEKQDKYDSSNRIK; via the coding sequence TTGAGATATTTTGATCAGAGAGGAAAGGCGAGAGAGAAAATAGATATTGAATATATTTTTGAAGAATTTTATTCACTTTTATCACTTGTAGAAAATTTCAATGAAGAGGCAGAGGAAAAACTCATACAAAATAATTTAATGTTATTTCATATACACAATTATATCGTTATACGCTTGGTTACAATATTAGAACATTTTTTTTGGTTTATAACAAAGGTAACAATTAATGAGGATAAAGAATTACGTACAAGTATACAAAAAGAATATGTTGACATAAAATTTAGTGATTTAGAAAATTATAAAAGTGGAAGAATTACATCAGGAAGAGTTTATGCTACAGCACATTCTGCTCAAAATTTCAAAGATATTTCAACAATTATGAAAAAAATTTTGCGGTTGAATATTACATATTATGAACAAATTATAAATGAATTAAAAAATAGTGTAGAGTTTAACACAAATCACTCCAAAGAAAGCTATCTACAAAAAGTAAAGATCGATGATTTATTTGATATTCGTCATGAATTGGTACATACGTTAAGCAAAAAAAGATTAAATATTTTTCATATGTATTGGGCAGTTGAAGAAATAATGATCATAACTCAGAGTATGGTTAGGAATGTTGAGAAAAAACGTCAAAAAAAAATTACCTTCAAAATTGAAGGAATTATACAAGCGTATGTATCTAAGAGTATATTTTATCATAATAAAAAAGAGCAAAATTTAGAAAAACAATATTTTGAGGAAGCAATCAAATGGTTTGATAAAGCATTGGAGATTGATCCTGAAGATGCAGATGTGCTTACTAGTTTGGGAAATGCATTTGCTATGAAGGAGGAATATGAGGAAGCAATTGGTTTGTTGAAGAGGGCACTTGATATTGATGAACATGATGTAGATGTGCTTACTAGTTTGGGAAATGCATTTGCTATGAAGGAGAAATATGAGGAAGCAATTGGTTTGTTGAAGAGGGCACGTGATATTGATGAAGAAAATGTAGATGTGCTTTCTAGTTTGGGAGAAACATTTGCTATGAAGAAGGAATATGAGGAAGCAATCAAATGGTTTGATAAAGCATTGGAGATTGATCCTGAAGATGCAGACACATTATACTATAAAGGAAATGTAATGATTAATCTAGAGAACTATGAGGACGCAATTGGTTTGTTGAAGAGGGTACTTGATATTGATGAACATGATGTAGATGTGCTTACTAGTTTGGGAAATGCATTTGCTATGAAGGGAGAATATGAGGAAGCAATTGGTTTGTTGAAGAGGGCACTTGATATTGATGAACATGATGTCGATGTGCTTACTAGTTTGGGAAATGCATTTGCTATGAAGAAGGAATATGAGGAAGCAATCAAATGGTTTGATAAAGCATTGGAGATTGATCCTGAAGATGCAGACACATTATGCTGTAAAGGAAATGTAATGATTAATCTAGATAACTATGAGGAAGCAATTGGTTTGTTGAAGAGGGCACTTGATATTGATGAACATGATGTAGATGTGCTTACTAGTTTGGGAAATGCATTTGCTATGAAGAAGGAATATGAGGAAGCAATCAAATGGTTTGATAAAGCATTGGAGATTGATCCTGAAGATGCAGACACATTATACTATAAAGGAAATGTAATGATTGATTTAGATAACTATGAGGAAGCAATTGGTTTGTTGAAGAGGGCACTTGATATTGATGAACATGATGTAGATGTGCTTACTAGTTTGGGAAATGCATTTGCTATGAAGAAGGAATATGAGGAAGCAATCAAATGGTTTGATAAAGCATTGGAGATTGATCCTGAAGATGCAGACACATTATACTATAAAGGAAATGTAATGATTGATTTAGATAACTATGAGGAAGCAATTGGTTTGTTGAAGAGGGCACTTGATATTGATGAACATGATGTAGATGTGCTTACTAGTTTGGGAAATGCATTTGCTATGAAGGGAGAATACGAGAACGCAATTAGTTTGTTGAAGAGGGCACTTAATATTGATGAAGAAAATGTAGGTGTACTTACTAGTATGGGAGAAACATTTGCTATAAAGGGAGAATACGAGAACGCAATCAAATGGTTTGATAAAGCATTGGAGAATGATCCTAGTTATGAAATTCCAATTTGTAATAAGGCAATTGCGTTAGCAGAACTTAATCTATACGAAAAAGCAGTTAGTTATATTGACAAAGCATTAAAAGATATACCAAATAGTAAAACAATAATGAATTGTAAAAAATTAATTAAAGAAAAACAAGACAAGTATGATTCTAGTAATAGAATTAAATAG
- a CDS encoding aminopeptidase P family protein — protein MNLRQKTIFRYVRDVQCDTLLVTEPENLFYLTGFWGEAIGVLTKDNVRIFAPSLEVERAKLESKDCEIIAAPRGTAITSSLKSIKSKKICTDAKDITYFSAMKKIFPKLKQSFISLQRARLLKDTQEINLLKKASKIIDEMFQLCVDSITVDQNESQLQTILMSYAMDKGLFDTGYRWTTNPLIISGGPNGALPHAQVTNRKFRDGDLIVVDLTLRYRGYVSDATRTFHIGEMSPDAAKAYDAVHHSQQLGLDATTANATCKHVDLACRNHIDKQGFGKYFIHSTGHGIGLDVHESPAISLNSKEVLKSNMAITIEPGIYIPKKFGIRIEDSVIVTKGKPILLHKFTKEPIRI, from the coding sequence ATGAATCTACGACAGAAAACCATTTTTAGATATGTACGTGATGTACAATGCGATACTCTGCTTGTAACAGAGCCTGAAAATCTTTTCTACTTGACTGGCTTTTGGGGAGAAGCTATTGGTGTATTGACTAAAGATAATGTAAGGATTTTTGCCCCAAGTTTAGAGGTAGAGCGTGCAAAACTTGAAAGCAAAGACTGTGAAATCATTGCAGCGCCTAGAGGAACTGCTATAACATCATCACTAAAATCAATAAAATCTAAAAAAATCTGTACCGATGCTAAAGATATAACTTATTTCAGCGCGATGAAAAAAATATTTCCAAAGCTCAAACAATCATTCATCTCACTTCAGAGAGCTAGATTACTCAAAGATACCCAAGAGATTAATCTATTAAAGAAAGCCTCTAAAATAATTGATGAAATGTTTCAACTATGTGTAGATTCAATTACAGTAGATCAAAATGAATCACAATTACAAACAATTCTAATGTCATATGCAATGGATAAAGGCTTGTTTGATACTGGTTATCGTTGGACCACAAACCCATTAATTATATCTGGAGGACCAAACGGAGCACTGCCGCATGCACAAGTGACTAATAGAAAATTCAGAGACGGTGATCTAATTGTAGTAGATTTAACACTACGGTATCGAGGCTATGTATCTGATGCTACAAGAACATTTCATATTGGTGAAATGTCCCCTGATGCTGCAAAAGCGTATGACGCTGTACATCACTCTCAGCAATTAGGATTAGACGCTACTACTGCTAATGCTACTTGTAAACATGTAGATCTAGCATGTAGAAATCATATCGATAAACAAGGTTTTGGCAAATATTTTATCCACTCTACGGGGCATGGAATTGGTCTAGATGTACATGAATCACCTGCAATATCTTTGAATAGTAAAGAGGTCTTGAAGAGCAATATGGCTATAACAATAGAGCCTGGAATCTATATTCCAAAGAAATTTGGAATTCGTATAGAAGACTCTGTTATTGTGACTAAAGGAAAACCCATTTTGTTGCATAAATTTACTAAAGAACCCATTAGAATCTAA
- a CDS encoding restriction endonuclease, translating into MNDDKTIMITKKGREILKQNPTRVNLKFLKTLESYKKFIFRYKNKKQNTIQTIKSELSPEEILESTQQTLRTQVENELHQKINSQNFQYFERLVIKVIRAMGYGIEDNVIGKSGDGGIDGIIKEDKLGLDKIYLQAKRWKSSVPVETVRGFAGALSSKSSKKGIFITSSTFSSGTEEFVKKSDNNIILIDGKQLAMYMYEYNIGTKCTTTYTTKQLDNDFFDE; encoded by the coding sequence GTGAACGATGATAAAACTATTATGATAACTAAAAAAGGAAGAGAAATTCTTAAACAAAATCCAACAAGGGTTAATCTTAAATTTTTAAAAACATTAGAATCTTATAAAAAATTTATATTTAGATATAAAAATAAAAAACAAAATACCATCCAAACCATCAAATCTGAACTCTCACCTGAGGAGATTCTTGAGAGTACCCAACAAACCTTACGTACACAAGTCGAGAACGAGCTTCATCAAAAAATTAATTCTCAAAATTTTCAATATTTTGAACGTCTAGTAATAAAAGTGATACGAGCAATGGGTTATGGTATTGAAGATAACGTTATCGGGAAATCTGGAGATGGTGGCATTGATGGTATTATAAAAGAGGACAAACTAGGTTTGGACAAAATATATCTTCAAGCTAAAAGATGGAAGTCCTCTGTTCCAGTTGAAACTGTTAGAGGATTTGCAGGAGCTCTTTCGTCTAAATCATCTAAAAAAGGTATTTTTATTACTTCATCCACTTTTAGTAGCGGCACAGAAGAATTTGTTAAAAAAAGTGATAATAATATTATTTTAATTGATGGGAAACAACTTGCAATGTATATGTATGAATATAATATTGGAACAAAGTGTACAACTACATATACAACTAAACAATTAGATAATGATTTTTTTGATGAATAA
- a CDS encoding type IV secretion system DNA-binding domain-containing protein has product MSQSNFGDCKSYSKGFVVDPNDLSRHTYILGGSGSGKTTLLRILFKHLELANVNDIFKSAFIYVDTKDDDAILFLRQCEKNTLKNNVQFVDISSSNFKLNILELPQYYTDCNSIVSRMTGHVVDMFKEYYSQHQTFIQVERILRLLLLILYAQSDKPTLLDLFDLVTRFKKYGTGEVDRLISLGKIQNAQTEEALTTLADLRADMWLPILNRIEQFTTDPYMKQRFSVKKSSINFEDILQPGKFTIFQISDTQTPIHAHGIAITSIVMKIRFAVQSRAAMIPAEDRTLVVLALDEFQKIHDLTLLSTLLAQARSYNLGLILSHQNTSQISAKLLESIAGNTATQIFGRVSGIDAERIAKIMDPMFADMLTKQIPVQSDRVFTAKMRDVDNEQSTPLQFTVRDEPLLLSSIDEVKTLFESRNDKVDEDPPMVSEGSDWMLHITIPFYSKLEWGILVHLEKNVSNLVSIVKATKVPKRELASKALTNLMANEVITVRESGMRGRVFERKFDLMPEHRKLLFPDNFRDIGTAQDIEIVAGMAMSYYMEKGYFVCIAKQHKYKTHVFKTDLVAFDYDRKISISVEVESKVEVSGHPEQVSFNMRKWREMGFSQCHVWTASKVITKFEEVEDDGVSVFFVDVEK; this is encoded by the coding sequence TTGAGCCAGTCAAATTTTGGCGATTGTAAAAGTTATTCAAAAGGATTTGTAGTGGATCCAAATGATTTATCTAGACACACATACATTTTGGGAGGTAGCGGTTCAGGGAAGACTACTTTGTTGAGAATTTTATTCAAACATCTAGAGTTGGCAAATGTAAATGATATATTTAAAAGTGCATTCATCTATGTGGATACAAAAGATGATGATGCGATACTATTCCTAAGACAATGTGAAAAGAATACCTTGAAAAATAATGTTCAGTTTGTAGATATTAGTAGTAGTAATTTTAAATTAAACATATTAGAATTGCCACAGTACTATACAGATTGTAATAGTATAGTCTCTAGAATGACAGGACATGTTGTAGATATGTTTAAAGAATATTATTCACAACATCAGACCTTCATTCAAGTAGAACGTATCTTAAGATTACTACTACTCATATTATACGCACAATCCGACAAACCCACACTATTAGACTTGTTTGATCTTGTAACTAGATTCAAAAAGTATGGTACAGGTGAAGTAGACCGATTAATCAGTTTAGGAAAGATTCAGAATGCACAGACTGAGGAGGCATTAACCACACTTGCAGATTTGAGGGCAGATATGTGGTTGCCGATATTGAATAGAATTGAGCAATTTACTACAGATCCATACATGAAACAGAGATTTTCAGTCAAGAAATCCTCCATTAATTTTGAGGATATACTTCAGCCTGGAAAATTTACTATTTTCCAAATAAGTGATACACAAACACCTATTCATGCACACGGTATTGCAATTACCTCTATTGTAATGAAGATTCGGTTTGCTGTACAATCACGTGCAGCTATGATACCTGCAGAGGACAGAACTTTGGTCGTTTTAGCATTAGACGAGTTTCAAAAGATACATGATTTAACACTACTATCCACACTACTTGCTCAGGCTCGATCATACAATTTAGGGCTAATCCTTTCACATCAAAATACATCTCAGATATCTGCAAAATTATTAGAGAGTATAGCTGGAAATACAGCAACACAAATCTTTGGTAGAGTATCTGGAATTGATGCTGAACGAATAGCGAAAATTATGGATCCAATGTTTGCAGATATGCTCACAAAACAGATTCCTGTACAATCAGATAGAGTGTTTACTGCCAAAATGCGTGATGTAGATAATGAACAGAGCACTCCATTACAGTTTACAGTTCGAGATGAACCATTATTACTTTCAAGTATTGATGAGGTCAAGACATTATTTGAATCAAGAAATGATAAGGTTGATGAAGATCCACCGATGGTTAGTGAAGGTTCGGATTGGATGCTGCACATTACGATTCCATTCTACTCTAAATTAGAGTGGGGAATATTGGTACATTTGGAGAAGAATGTGTCTAATTTGGTCTCTATTGTCAAAGCTACAAAGGTACCTAAACGTGAACTTGCAAGTAAGGCATTGACTAATTTGATGGCCAATGAAGTAATCACAGTACGAGAGTCTGGCATGAGAGGTAGAGTGTTTGAGCGTAAATTTGATTTAATGCCAGAGCATCGCAAGTTGTTATTTCCAGATAATTTTCGTGATATAGGAACAGCTCAGGATATAGAGATTGTAGCAGGTATGGCAATGTCTTACTATATGGAAAAGGGGTATTTTGTTTGTATAGCTAAACAGCACAAGTATAAAACGCATGTATTCAAGACGGATCTTGTTGCATTTGACTATGATAGAAAAATATCAATATCCGTTGAGGTAGAATCTAAAGTTGAGGTATCTGGACATCCCGAACAGGTCAGTTTCAATATGAGGAAGTGGAGAGAGATGGGGTTTTCACAGTGTCATGTGTGGACAGCATCCAAAGTAATTACAAAATTTGAAGAGGTAGAAGATGATGGTGTTTCTGTATTTTTCGTGGATGTTGAAAAGTGA